The Gadus morhua chromosome 16, gadMor3.0, whole genome shotgun sequence DNA window gggtgacatcgggctaaaaatgtatgatcgggtcaatttatcggggtagcacatacccgatgttataacgataacataacgatttatgccagggaagacagccgaagtgcgtttggcgtcatttgacgtcatttcgaatgacgccaaacacgtcaaatgacgcgtttggcgtcatttcgggagaaggcaaaggggagactggtttagactgatatttatttatatttaagcaatagatcacgccaggctgtggtatgtgatcattataccactgttaaggggcgttgtccggccccgacgcgcagcggagggccggcgacccccttcacagtggtataatgagcacatgccactgactgaagtgatctattgcttttatacaacggttactattatggcgaaacgaaagtcatagacacactacatttaaatagaaaccaagaaagtggtTTCTATTTAaagaagattaacgaatatagccgatgtaccccaggaaaattcccgaacgacttgcgatgtcttacgttatactcccgtagtcccgttctattcccgattatagccgattagtccatagcaacacctggtaaccgattctaccccgatagacccaaaattaacaaacatgttcgttctttgccgatgttacccgatgttgcccgatcattgagcttttcttcccgttgtctaacgaagttcccgggaagagtaacggtgtttcccgatgcaaccacgctatttgccgatgttataacgatagctgctgatttatccatcgggcaccatcggggcccactatcgggtaggtgtaaacagggcgtAACTAATTAATATGTGCTAAACTCCCTGTGTACGTGTTTCTTCTAGATTTTGTCATTTCTTTCACTTTACATTTCTACTGCTGTCCTTTACTTTCTACTGAGATTAATAGAGTTTCCTCTGTCTGCTGAACTGACCTCATCAAGGGCTTCTCCGGACTTGCGCAGGTTCTGCACCATGTAGTTATTGATGGCCTGGCCATCGTCTGATACACACATGTCCATGAGCAGGAAGCCATTCTCCTCAAAGGCGTTGATTTGGTGGAAGGTGGACATTGCTTTGGTGTGGTACTTCACCAAACTCAACTGAGCAAGAGAAGTCAGACAAAGGAGTAAGGTTAGGCCCCTCTTGAAACATACGGGTCAGCTTTCGCCTGAACGGATCACCAATAAGCAACCCTTCTGGTCGAAAGCAGTGGGACTACAATATAACTTAGACCAATCTCACCTTGCCTGTCTTTTTGTCTATCAGGTGAAAGATGGTGTCAAGTTTGGGTTCCCAGTAGACACTGTCACTGATGCCCTTCCCAGTAAGTTTGCCGGTCACAACCTTCAGCAGGTTGATCTTGATGGGCTGTTCGATGAACACCACGTAATTCTTCGACATGGCTGAAAGGGGAAGCAACAACGTTAGTCTCTACAAACCATACCTTGAGGAGACTAACGTGCATTCTTCTTGATGGTATGGTGACGTTGAAGGGTCTATCTCACCAAAGCTGTGGTAGTAGGAGGGTTTTGTCTTGTCTGTGGAGGGAATGGAACAGACTACAGTGGCCCCCTCCAGCGTCTCCTCTGGGGAGGACTTTGTAGGTGGCACACGGATGATGTTGTAGAAGGCCCCTGGTGTGACACACATTCAATAGGATTTTTTCAATGTGTCAAATCATTCAACAGTATATGCTTGCTTTAAATGTACTGAAccatgtcaatgtgtgtgagGAGTTAGCTACCTTTTGGAGTGTAGGAATTGCCCATGTTGTAGGTGGTGCCATCCGGGTCATTGTGTGGGTGGGCTGTGGCTCCATTGACTGCAATGAATTTGCTCCAGTCCACCTACTCAGAGAAAACTTCACTTTAATCCATACATAAAATAATCTGAAACTGTCTGTTATATATTGTAAAGGGGAACAGAAGGGAAAGATGCACAGGTTCTGAATTAAGGAATATAACCCTTAATTATCTTCCTTACTCAATATATAGCAGTTGTGCGCACAGGCGAGGAAGCTTGGTTAACAAGTGTGTAATTGAACCTCCCCTCTGTACCTTTCCGGTGGTCTCCAGGGTCTCAGGATCCACTTTGTGCATGAAGGTGGTCTCCGTGCTCACATAGTAGTCCCCCTTATAGGTGACGAAGCTAACACTGGCGTTATCAGTGGCCTCTGCAGACGGGAACACATTGACCACACTCGTTAGAATATAGGGAACACTGGAACATGATTCTACCACTTCACCAGAATGACACACTTTTTTAACGCATAAGTTATTAAAAAGCCTCTACTAGATGAGGCTATTTCCTTTAGATACTCCTTCATGCCATTATCTTACTACCGATCTCCCTAAAAATGCCTCAGACCACAAATGTTATGAAATGTAGTCTCATCTGTACCCTTAAGTCCCCTCCACTATACAACACAAACAGACGCCCTGCGTCTGGATTATTATATCAAACGATTAAAGAGTAGGCACAAACGATTAAAGAGAGGCACAAAAGATTAAAGAGAGCACAaattcatgtatttatgctCACAATATTTGCAACTTACAATGTTTAAATGTATATGGTGTTCTCTTTAGAAACTCACTTGGCAGCTCGAATCTGGACAGAAAGCGGTGGAAGAAGTTTTTACAGGGGTCCGGCAGGGCGACGGTTCCGAACTCGGACACCATGATGCGGTTGTTCTCGTTGTTGGCCTGGTAGCAGTCACTGGACAGGAAACGGCTCCTGTACGTCACCCTGCCTTTGGCTATTTTGAACTGGTGCAGAAGAGCCATGCCATCGAACCAGTGGTTGAACCTGGACAAATGAACAGAAAAACATTCAGGCTCAGGGAATCCACTGTTTCATTTTGGAAGCAGTGTGATCCTTTGTTACAACTCACGTCTGATTTCCATACTCAAACTTCCCCGGGCCGTTTCTGAGGAAGTTGCCCGTGATCCAGTCCGGGATGGTGCCGGTGACCCGGGTGCTGATGACCTCCGGGGTGTGCTCCGCTGACCTCACGAGGTTCTCAATGCTGGGCAGGCCGTGCACGTCTGTGAAACGGCAGGGGCTGGCCATGTTTGATTCTGTGCAACAGAGGTCAAAGCATGTTCCAAATGGCGTTTAGAATGTCATACAAGGTGAAATTGAAGCTCTTAAAGAACAGaatttgaaaagagaaaatataGATTTTCCTTTAAATCCAGTTTGAACAATGATACAACATGGACAGAGGGTTTCCTACCTGGTTTCTTGATCTGCGGTCGATGGATGGAAGCCATTGGTGTTGTCTCTTGACTGTAGGCTCGCTTATGGATGCAGTTGCAGGATTAATGTTTTAGAGTCGGACTGCACCGCTATTTTATAGTCCCCGGACAGCAGAGACGCCTCCCATCCGCACAGAAATACAggcagagatacagacagatagagagccAAGCTGATTGTGTAAGTCAGCGCATAATAGAAGTACTTTGTGTGTAAGATAGTAACATGCGGTAACTGATCTGAAGGCACAAAGACAGCTTTTAGTTCTCAATAGGGAACAGACATACTCTTACATTAATCCAAACTACTCAGAATAACCTTACTTTGGTTCAAGGAGAACAATTTAGTGTGAAATAatatatatgcaaatatataaAATTTTCTTTTCATCATTTATTCCGTTTTGATTTGTTGCATACATGAAACTGGTTAATGATCAATAAATTATGTATTACTAATTTAAGCCATGGAATGGGAAAAGAGGATAGAATCGTTACAATCGTACAAATTTGACAGTTTATATTTAGTCAATGCAAATTATTTCAAGTGCATAACATGTTATTTCCAAATCACGAGGAAATCAGGAGGCTGGAGCATTATCTAAAAGAGAAATATCTGCAGAGTTTCCCCGTGTAAAGTAGGAGCATTGGGACAGAATTGAGGTCAAACGGAGAAATGACAAATCAGACAAAGTTGACCTATTTCTTTCCGTCCCACCAATGACCTGTTCCTAAAGGAGAATGGGCTATTCCTGTTGACCAGGGATAATCGCTGGGAGACAACTGGATACATTCAGCTAAATATACCATTGATAATCGGTCTTCACAGTGAATAGACTTGTTTGTTTGGAAATtcccacaaaaacaacaaaatgccTCTAGCATAGAATACAGAGCTAAATACAGCATGTAGGGTTctactataataataattataatgagAACAATGAGAACAACACGTTCCTTATAATAGAGTTTTGGTGAAGAAGTACCAAGACACACAAACCTCTTAATAgagttaataatacattatcCTAAATATACTAGTTATATAGATCTGCTAGGAGCTTTATATGTTAACACAATGTAGTGTTTCTGTGCAATATTTATGGctctttattttaaatataaacagCAATATAAACAGCATCCCTTGATAGATATTGCCCTCTATTTCACAAGAAACCTCTGTGGTTTAACCAagcaacataataataaaatgctaaagaaatgtgtgtgtttctatggttGTACAGTAATGGAGAGTAGCCTGGTTCCTCGGGTTAACCTGCAAAAACACTGTTGGCATGCTATTCTCCAGACACATAATTAacttgttattttgttatttatttaataggATCAGCACATGGCATTAGTAGGTAACCTATTTACATAACTTCAAAATGTGAAAAGAAATGTTCCTTTCAGAAGCCATTAAGCCATCCGTTTTTTATCTGATATTGATAGGTTGGGTATATATACCTTATCCTACACTACTGTCATAAATATTTAGGACTGCCTACATGTTGCTCAATGGCCACATGCTACATGCATCTCAAAGTGTAGactaagtaaaaaaaatattttcgtAAGGATTAGTTAGTGAATATATTATGTTAGGTTTGTTAGTAATGCAACCTTTCTATCGTTGGCATGGTTAATCATATAGACCCTGCTATTCCTGAAACCATGCAGCTTCATGTTGTTTGAATCCTTGTCTTTACATTAGTAATCTGAGCTGCTTTgttttattatacatttttatttgatgcGTTAGTATCATTATCATTTCACCCATATATGAAAAGCTATCTTGACGTGTCAAGATAgcttttcatatatatatatatatatatatatatatatataataagacatatatatgtgtgtacacatatatatgtctAGCTAGTATATGATTGAGGTAAGTAATACCTAAACATTAATGTCATCCATGGCACTCATGGAATTCCATTTCCATCTCAAATATGCTAAacaaattacattttccatAAAGTGTGTGACACTTATTTCACTGTGCATTACAGGAACCAGATTGCAAATTGATAACACCATAAATAGTACCCTGTAGGCATTACGGATGCCTGGTTTGCTTGATGGTATTTGGTTATATATACAGGGCATGCAGTAGCTCTGAAACACTACATTACTTTATCGCAAATGAGCAAGGATTCTTGTAAAGTTTATAACTGTCATAGAGATATTTTGGAGAAATGACATTTAAGTAGTGAAACGGAAAACCACTATTTGACACAGCTGTATTAGTAGTTATAGTCTGGCTGTATAATCCCAGCTGTTTGAGTAGTTAGGATCAGAATGTTTAATCACAGCTGTATTAGTAGTTATAGTCAGAGTATTATCCAAGCTATATTAGTAGTTATAGTCAGACTGTATTATCACAGCTGTATTAGTATTTATAGTCAGACTGTAAAATCACAGCTATATTAGTATTTATAGTCAGACTCTATAATCACAGCTTTAATAGTGGTTATAGTCAGACTGTATAATCAGAGCTGTATTAGTAGTTATAGTCAGACTGTGTATAATCACAGCTGTATTAGTAGTTAGAagctatgtttattttggtTTATGCTTAAGCCATATTGTGAATTGGTGTGTATTGGGAGTAGAACATGGAAAAGCATTGGAGGTTCAATGTCCCCTAGAAATGAGCATGGCAGTGTTTGTCATGCTTGGCAGAGGGAAGACGCCTTCAGCTGTAGTTATTTTGAGATGAGGAAAGTCCAGTCCAGTGTTCTGTTGGAAATGCCAAGTCATTCTGCAAACTGATTCAGCTGCCCAAGGTACCCCACTCTCGATCAGTTGAAATGCAAAAGCTATAAAGGTTGATAATATGTGCTTAGATAATTAGGtctgttatattttatattcctatggagTTGTCTCCTGTTTGAgctttaaaaacatattttggcATATGTTTCATGTGTTACAATGTAATGTTACACATAATGTTATCATAGCACAAGAAAGAGGTGTGCCTTTTCTCCTTTGCCTTGTGCATCCCTACACGTTCGTCATGGTAACATGAGTTCAGAGGGGGACCAGCGGGGGTCCATCATGAATAAACATTGTCATTCCTCATGCTTATCAGAGTGACCCGGTTGCACTCATACTTGGTAAATAATTAATTCCTTTGACCCTGTTTGAATGTTCAATTTTATCCAATTATAACAAATGTGCTCATATAGGATTCCAAGTTGACTGATTAATTACAAGGCTTCCTTCCCACATATTACATAATCCACCTTCTGAGCAGACCaatctcctggtctcctggagATAAGCTCTGATAGATGTATTGTGTCATACAAGTGTACGAATGATCAACCCCTCGTTAATTGAGCATCGGGGATATGCATAAAAATGCATGATGTACATTGTGTACAATGAGTTCACAAGTTCAGCCACAGTTCAACATTTCACTCCCTGTTCTCCAGAGGAGTATGTTTATGGTTATGGACGTCATAAAGAAACTCCCAACTGGTTCATGACTTGGACTCGGCGGCTTTACTGCATGTCGGTGTACAGTTACATGTTTACATTCCTATATGCCTTTAAAGAATCCTCtgcaacagagacagagaaaagccagcagacagacaggcaggcaggtggTGGAGGGACAGATTGACAGAGACACCAAATGCTCTACCTTGCCTGGATGTGGACTGTTTGCTTCACTTAAGTAGTGATATAGCTAAATGTTTACACCAAACTTAATCTAATAAAAGCTTATATTTCAACCTTTGTTAAGAGGGTTTAGAATTGGACCTTCTGAATCCACTGAGGGAATTAGAGAATTGGAATTTATGTACacaatatatacaaaatattttAACCAATATATTGGCAAGTATCGTGTATCATGTTTATCATGCATATACCcctataatttataataaagtAACCCCTAAGCTCTACTGACATCCTATACTTGATCAAAGTTTACTAAGGTGTTGTTTTGTAACTAGGAGGTAGTCTTTATAAAGTTAAACAGGAGACATTATCACATGTGACAAGGGTCATAAATAAAGTCCTAAAAAGGCTTACTTCATAGAGAACCCTAAACGGATAGAGTAGAGGTGAGGCCCACTGCCCACATACACCAGAATTAGGTGGATGTGAAGGAACGTTTCGATGCAGGAGAGCCAAGACTCACACGGAACATTAAATCACTGGGATTGTTGCTGATCGGTATTAAAACAGTTTTTCTACTTGATGTGAAAATTACTAAGCTGCGGTGAAGAGGAATATGTGTTAAAGCTAAAAATTATTGTTGGAAGAAGAGGAAAGCAACACTGAAGTTGGTTCCTTATTCACAGTCAGGGTTCCATTTTTTGGAAAAACCTGTTTCTGTTCATCATAAAAAAGATCATAAAAATTAAAAGACAAGTTGACATTTGACAGATTTCCTTTTTATGGAGATCCAACCTACCTACAGTCAGATCCCATGGAGATCCAACCCTCTCAGATTCCATGGAGATCCAACCTCACTAATTATCCTTAAGTATCCATGTGACCCCggatggaaggaggaggaggcggagtcagGTGGAGTCAACTATGTTGTGGAGAATTATCTGAATCATATTCATGGTTGATAGGCTGTTTAAAAGAAAACATCTGTCAGTTCAGCATTAGATGaataacaaatacacacatcgtATTCATATTTGTGAAATAAGGAGGACAATAATTATGTCTGAAGGATAACCCAGAATAATTAATCATGATTAAATAAGAATGGATACACTGCAAAAACTCAAAATATCTTGTCACAGACAATATAAGACAAAATCACCTAAAGAGCAAGATTTAAGTGATTTAGGGCCGGTTTCGGAGACAAGGCTTAAGCTATAGTCCCAGACTAAAATGCTGTTTGAGCTGGCTTAACTGAAATTCACTTGCACAGACATAGCTTAAAATAGTCGTGGATTAAGCCTGTTCTGGATTAAACAAAGCCGATTGCAAAATTGAGCATTAGAGCTACTCCAGGACTAAATTGGACTGAATTGAAGCTTAAACTAATCTGCCAAGGAGGCAGGTTTAACTCCTGCTTAGTAGGCTAGGCTACTGTTTGTGAAACTGAGCTTGGATTGTTTGGGAGCATGGACTATTTGGAATATCTAAATGAGGACCAACATGCACGACAAAGGCCAGCCAGACGAATACTGCTGGATAGGAGTGATCCATTGAATCAGTTTGATTAAATAACTTTTCGAGACCGCTTACGTATGCACAAGGAAAATGCATTGGAGATAATTACTTTGCTTGAGCCTAGACTTTCCTCTCTGACTCAAAGAGGAAGGCCTGTGTCCAATCAACTGCAAGTTCTGATCACTTTGAGGTTCTTGGCATGTGGAATCTTTCATCGTGAAACTGGTGATTTGTGTGGTGTCAGTGAACCAACTGTATGTAGAATAGTTCACAAAGTCTGCAGTGCCATTTGTGAACTGAGGAGTCTTTACATCAAGTTCCCTGATGCTGCTGGGCGAGCCAACTATAAAGTGCAATTCTATGAATATGGGCACTTCCCAGGAGTGATTGGCTGTATAGACGGATGTCATGTTCCCATCAAGTGTCCATCAACTCCTGATGCAGAGGAATACAGGAATCGTAAGAACTGTTTTTCAATCAATGTTCAGGGTGTATGCACTCCTAATTTGGAGTTTTCAAACATTGTTGCCCGTTGGAAAGGTGCAACCCATGATTCAAGGATTTTTCTCAACTCTTCATTGTGTGCACAATTTGCGAGAGGACAACATAGTGGACTACTACTTGGTGATAGTGGATATGGTCAGAGTAACTATTTATTCACACCACATCTAATTCCCACAACAGCTGAGCAGCAAAGGTACAACAGAGCTCATATCCGTACTAGAGGGATGATCGAGCGTATGTTTGAAGCATGGAAAACTCGATTCCAGTGCTTACGAAATACGCTTCGTTTCAAGCCAAGAAGATGCTGCAAAGTGATCATTGCTACAGCTGTGCTGCACAACTACCTGAAGCAGCATGGCTGTCCTGATCTGCCAATGGAAGATCAGGATGATGCAGATGTGCCCATGGTGGCAGAGGCAGCCAATGACCAGCGAGGACTTGCACACAGAGCTGCTTTCACAGTGCAGCACTTCAGCATTTAAATATGGAATGTATTCATTATGGTATAGTTTTGCTTGCATACTGTTTCTGTACAAAATTACAATAATGTAGCAAAATTAAACGAGTGAACCAAGGCTGGTTAAAATGTAGTTTGTGATGATTaatactcactcacactcacatg harbors:
- the bco2b gene encoding beta-carotene oxygenase 2b, translating into MASIHRPQIKKPESNMASPCRFTDVHGLPSIENLVRSAEHTPEVISTRVTGTIPDWITGNFLRNGPGKFEYGNQTFNHWFDGMALLHQFKIAKGRVTYRSRFLSSDCYQANNENNRIMVSEFGTVALPDPCKNFFHRFLSRFELPKATDNASVSFVTYKGDYYVSTETTFMHKVDPETLETTGKVDWSKFIAVNGATAHPHNDPDGTTYNMGNSYTPKGAFYNIIRVPPTKSSPEETLEGATVVCSIPSTDKTKPSYYHSFAMSKNYVVFIEQPIKINLLKVVTGKLTGKGISDSVYWEPKLDTIFHLIDKKTGKLSLVKYHTKAMSTFHQINAFEENGFLLMDMCVSDDGQAINNYMVQNLRKSGEALDEVYNTMCRVFPRRFVLPLNVGTDTPCGTDLNKETDSTATAIKISNNKVFCTHEDLHGEDLHFYGGLEFPQINYAKYNTRPYRYFYGCGFRHLVGDTLIKMDIHSKQMKVWERPGLYPSEPVFVPSPDATEEDDGVVMAVVITPNKDKSTFLLVLDAKTFKELGRAEVPVNIPYGFHGTFNATA